The following proteins come from a genomic window of Xiphophorus couchianus chromosome 19, X_couchianus-1.0, whole genome shotgun sequence:
- the sumo3a gene encoding small ubiquitin-related modifier 3-like — MSEEKPKEGVKTENDHINLKVAGQDGSVVQFKIKRHTPLSKLMKAYCERQGLSIRQIRFRFDGQPINETDTPAQLEMEDEDTIDVFQQQTGGCC, encoded by the exons GAAGGAGTAAAGACGGAGAATGACCACATCAACCTCAAAGTTGCAGGTCAGGATGGGTCAGTCGTTCAGTTCAAAATCAAACGACACACACCGCTCAGCAAACTAATGAAGGCGTACTGCGAACGACAG GGTCTTTCAATAAGGCAGATCAGATTCAGGTTCGATGGCCAGCCAATCAATGAGACGGATACACCCGCACAG CTGGAGATGGAAGATGAAGACACCATAGATGTTTTCCAGCAGCAGACTGGCGGGTGCTGCTAA